Within Mongoliitalea daihaiensis, the genomic segment TTTAGGGATAGATGGATTGAAATTATGGTATGATTTAGCTTCTGAGGCGGGAATTAAAATAGTGACTGAGGTCATGCAGGTTTCTCAGATCGAGGAAATGTATCCCTACACTGATATCTATCAGGTTGGTGCCCGCAATACCCAAAATTTCAACTTGTTGGATGAGTTGGGTAAAGTGGACAAAGCAGTGATGATCAAGCGGGGAATTTCAGGAACCATTGAAGAGTTGTTGCAATCGGCAGAGTATGTGTTTTCCGGTGGCAATGAAAAACTCATTTTATGTGAAAGAGGAATTAGAACGTATGAACGTGCCAGTAGAAATACCCTGGATTTGAATGCAGTCCCCATCTTAAAAGCGAAATCCCATTTGCCTGTGATTGTAGATCCTTCCCATGGGATTGGGTTGAGGGCATATGTCTCTCAAATGGCATTGGCTGGAGTAATGGCTGGAGCAGATGGGATCATTTACGAAACCCATGAAATTCCAGAGAAGGCATATTCCGATGGACAGCAAACGTTGGATTTTACACAATCGGCCTTGTTAGCTGATTGGATTCGAAAGACCTTTGCGATGCGTAAAACATTTGACTTGGTTTGAGGTGGATTATTTATCCGAGAATGTATTCAGTCATACAGTATTCAGAAAGGCATTGAACTTTTGTATCAATAGCTACCTTTTTGAATCATCGAACCGATGTTTTAAATTTACGTTAGCTAAGACATTGGCTTGCACCAAAACCCAAATATATCATGACGAATAAACCCAAAGACTGGGTCTTTACCGACCCTCGACTACAAGAGTTAAGGCAAGATTATGCAGCGTATACAGAAGAGGATTTTAATGTATGGAAGATTCTATTCGATAGGCAAATTGTCAATCTACCGGAAGCCGCCTCCGAAGCCTACCTTAAGGGGATAAAAGAAATCGGATTCACTGCCGATAAAATAGCGGACTTTGAGGATGTTAACAGAAGATTAGAACATTCTACGGGTTGGTCAATTCAGGTAGTTCCAGGCTTGATTGATGATGATTTATTCTTTGGCCTGATGAACAACAAGCGTTTTTGTTCCTCTACCTGGCTAAGAAAAATGGAGCAATTGGACTATTTGGAAGAACCTGATATGTTCCATGATGCGTTCGCACATATGCCCTTGCTCACGAATCAGCACTATGTTGATTTCTTAGAGGATTTAAGTGGCATTGCTCTCAAGCACATCGAAAATAAGTGGGCTATTGAATTACTATCCAGAATCTATTGGTTCACTATTGAGTTTGGATTGATACGCGAAAATGGTCAATTGAGAATCTATGGAGCAGGAATTTTGAGTTCAGCTGGAGAAACCAAGTACAGTTTGTCTTCGGAGCCTGCGCATTATGAATACGATGTAAGGAAAATTATGAATACACCTTACTGGAAGGATAAATTTCAGGATAAGTATTTCATTATTGAAAGCTACGAGCAATTGTATCAGTCTCTTTCTGAAATAGAGGCGGTCTTGGAAGAAATGGTCACAGAAGAAGCGAAGTAGGGAAGAGAATCTAGAGATTTGATGTGAGAAACTTGAGAAGCGAGAGACTAGAAGCGAGAAACAAGAGTTAAGTGAATCAAGAGATTAATTGGAGAGTTAAGGAGTGGCTTTGAATCTTAGGTTGGTAACGTTCGTTTACTTGGTCGTTTGTGGCTGTTAACTAACAGGGATTGCAAAACTAGAGGTGGTTTCAACCACCCCTTCAGAAAAAGATGGAGTTCTCAATAAATTTGAATCTAAAAATTTGAAGATTCTAAACATCAGCCTTTGGCAGCATTCTTTTCTGCCAAAGGTTTTTTAATTATCACAAGTTAAATGTTAGTCCAATAGAATGGAAGTCGCAGTAATTAAGTACAATGCTGGTAATGTTCAGTCGGTGTTGTATGCATTGGAGCGTTTGGGTGCGAATGCGGTCCTTACGGATGATTTTGAAAGAATCTCAAAGGCGGATAAAGTCATTTTTCCTGGTCAAGGAGAAGCAAGCACTGCCATGCGCTACTTGAAAGAAAAAAAGTTAGATCTATTGATTCCAGAATTGAAGCAACCATTCTTTGGTGTTTGCTTGGGGCAGCAATTGCTCTGTGAACACTCGGAAGAGAACGATACACCATGTTTGGGAGTATTTCCAGTGAAGGTAAAGCGCTTTCAG encodes:
- the aroF gene encoding 3-deoxy-7-phosphoheptulonate synthase, with protein sequence MIIQLQEDISLKQRESLLDEIAKIGYKTTEVKTQLGDYIIGIGKKEFDIRKIGKKEGIKDIHIVSDEYKLVSKKWKAKPTSIDLGDGVFIKDGDMAIIAGPCSIESEEQIRKVIGHLKENGIKMMRGGVFKPRSSPYAFRGLGIDGLKLWYDLASEAGIKIVTEVMQVSQIEEMYPYTDIYQVGARNTQNFNLLDELGKVDKAVMIKRGISGTIEELLQSAEYVFSGGNEKLILCERGIRTYERASRNTLDLNAVPILKAKSHLPVIVDPSHGIGLRAYVSQMALAGVMAGADGIIYETHEIPEKAYSDGQQTLDFTQSALLADWIRKTFAMRKTFDLV
- a CDS encoding phenylalanine 4-monooxygenase, whose protein sequence is MTNKPKDWVFTDPRLQELRQDYAAYTEEDFNVWKILFDRQIVNLPEAASEAYLKGIKEIGFTADKIADFEDVNRRLEHSTGWSIQVVPGLIDDDLFFGLMNNKRFCSSTWLRKMEQLDYLEEPDMFHDAFAHMPLLTNQHYVDFLEDLSGIALKHIENKWAIELLSRIYWFTIEFGLIRENGQLRIYGAGILSSAGETKYSLSSEPAHYEYDVRKIMNTPYWKDKFQDKYFIIESYEQLYQSLSEIEAVLEEMVTEEAK
- the hisH gene encoding imidazole glycerol phosphate synthase subunit HisH → MEVAVIKYNAGNVQSVLYALERLGANAVLTDDFERISKADKVIFPGQGEASTAMRYLKEKKLDLLIPELKQPFFGVCLGQQLLCEHSEENDTPCLGVFPVKVKRFQPASVNEFKVPHVGWNSITNYQSPLLEGLQEESFVYYVHSFYCELSEYTIASTNYVLDFAALMQKDNFYTMQAHPEKSGLVGERILKNFLSL